From one Butyricimonas faecihominis genomic stretch:
- a CDS encoding thioredoxin family protein, which produces MKRLISLFCCLCLFIPTFAQTTFQELTLKDALEKAKTENKYVFVDCYTSWCGSCKLMTENVFPSKTVGNYMNNKFVCVKFDMEKEEGIDIQQKYQIMSYPTFLVLKTDGTLLSRIVGAILDEDKFIKRVDSVFMENSVIQLEGEYMAGNRKMDFLLRYIKALLASENTTKAKSIALDVITSLEDKQKCTAPYWFIYEDYRLSPVGSGNLAYLLKHVEQFRQGIGVERVDKKLGILFALQLESILRGANKNITLQEVGKLKVTLDTFKLTGQDYLYGYIDLINGIMTGNTGVSLEAYKRVFPFVADEKIATFYFMPIMYFKDKWSVEQKKELAVLTDQLIKKVQLPELKSSLYEIKTNILTK; this is translated from the coding sequence ATGAAAAGGTTAATATCACTATTTTGTTGTCTATGCTTGTTTATACCGACATTTGCACAGACAACTTTTCAAGAATTAACTCTTAAAGATGCATTAGAAAAGGCAAAGACAGAGAATAAGTATGTTTTTGTAGATTGTTATACTTCGTGGTGTGGATCATGTAAACTGATGACAGAAAATGTATTCCCCTCGAAAACTGTTGGGAATTACATGAATAATAAGTTTGTTTGTGTGAAATTTGATATGGAAAAGGAGGAAGGAATTGATATTCAGCAGAAATATCAAATTATGTCCTACCCAACTTTTTTGGTGTTGAAGACTGACGGAACACTGTTATCTCGGATTGTGGGGGCGATTCTTGATGAGGATAAATTTATTAAGAGAGTGGATTCGGTTTTTATGGAAAATTCTGTTATTCAGTTGGAAGGGGAGTACATGGCAGGGAATCGTAAGATGGATTTCCTGTTGAGATACATCAAAGCTTTACTGGCTTCCGAAAACACGACAAAAGCAAAAAGTATCGCATTGGATGTAATCACCTCTTTGGAAGATAAGCAGAAGTGTACGGCACCCTATTGGTTTATTTATGAAGATTATCGTTTGTCTCCTGTCGGATCGGGGAATTTAGCTTATTTGCTAAAACATGTAGAACAATTTCGTCAAGGTATCGGGGTAGAGAGGGTAGATAAAAAATTAGGAATCTTGTTCGCTCTCCAATTGGAAAGTATTCTCCGGGGAGCCAACAAAAATATTACTTTACAGGAGGTTGGTAAATTAAAGGTGACATTAGATACGTTTAAGCTGACAGGTCAGGACTACTTGTATGGGTATATTGATTTGATTAATGGGATAATGACGGGGAATACAGGGGTGTCGTTGGAAGCTTACAAACGGGTTTTCCCGTTTGTTGCGGATGAAAAAATTGCAACTTTTTATTTCATGCCGATCATGTATTTTAAAGATAAATGGAGTGTTGAGCAGAAAAAAGAACTGGCTGTCTTGACAGATCAATTGATCAAGAAGGTGCAATTACCAGAATTGAAATCTTCTTTGTATGAGATTAAAACAAATATCTTGACGAAGTAA
- a CDS encoding RNA polymerase sigma-70 factor yields MDDNGKHLTAGLRRGKEEAFAYVFRMYYSPLLNYAGRILKDVEAANDVVQECFCRLYERRRELRKELQVRPYLYKSVYNACMDAIKHQKVESNYINQELLDFYFSKVVETPEAEQALLDEDLKGAIQDAINKLPERCREIFVLSKVDGLSNKQIAEQLNISMKTVEAQMTTAFVRLRKELGWLLCFIFIQNF; encoded by the coding sequence ATGGACGATAACGGGAAACACTTGACTGCGGGACTTAGGAGAGGTAAGGAAGAGGCTTTTGCTTATGTGTTTCGTATGTATTATAGTCCGTTATTAAATTATGCCGGACGTATTTTGAAAGATGTGGAGGCAGCGAATGACGTGGTGCAGGAGTGTTTTTGTCGGTTGTACGAGCGGCGCAGAGAATTGCGTAAAGAACTTCAGGTTCGACCTTATCTTTATAAGTCTGTTTATAATGCTTGTATGGATGCAATCAAGCATCAGAAGGTGGAGAGTAATTATATCAATCAGGAATTATTAGATTTTTATTTTTCGAAAGTCGTGGAGACTCCCGAGGCGGAGCAAGCTTTGCTGGATGAGGATTTGAAGGGAGCGATACAGGATGCTATAAATAAGTTGCCGGAACGATGCCGGGAGATATTCGTGTTGAGCAAAGTGGATGGACTTTCCAATAAACAGATTGCCGAACAATTAAATATATCCATGAAAACTGTTGAAGCACAAATGACTACAGCTTTTGTTCGTTTGCGGAAAGAGTTGGGATGGTTGTTGTGCTTTATTTTTATTCAAAATTTTTGA
- a CDS encoding TlpA family protein disulfide reductase, with the protein MMKWLFIFFMVCPLIGWSQIRVEPVLVHDTVELKVGDRVPGFIFRDTAKQEISLKQFKGKYVVIDVWASWCYPCKKEYPTLRRLSKEYKNVVFVSLSCDTEEQRWRNELWWGKMDGYQWWIAGDESSMIAFRVKAIPRLILLDRKGRVMDLKLPQPSSPEFEKILKELEKDNKK; encoded by the coding sequence ATGATGAAATGGTTGTTTATTTTTTTCATGGTATGCCCGTTAATAGGGTGGAGCCAGATCAGGGTGGAACCTGTGCTAGTGCATGATACGGTCGAATTGAAAGTGGGTGATCGGGTTCCCGGATTCATATTTCGGGACACGGCAAAGCAAGAAATATCTTTGAAACAATTTAAAGGAAAATATGTCGTGATAGATGTGTGGGCATCGTGGTGTTACCCTTGTAAAAAGGAATATCCTACTTTGAGAAGATTATCAAAAGAATACAAAAATGTTGTTTTCGTTAGTCTTTCCTGTGATACGGAGGAGCAACGTTGGCGAAATGAATTGTGGTGGGGAAAAATGGATGGATACCAGTGGTGGATTGCAGGTGACGAATCTTCTATGATCGCTTTTCGAGTAAAAGCAATTCCTCGTCTTATATTATTGGACCGAAAAGGGAGAGTGATGGATTTGAAATTGCCCCAACCTTCAAGCCCTGAGTTTGAAAAGATATTGAAAGAATTAGAGAAAGACAATAAGAAATAA
- a CDS encoding FecR family protein has product MIQESDKDELILKVLDGIATPDEIQTLARWMETDPSNEVYFDQLKKAWNLTSGPIPSEERVEHELGNYMEYIRSKHRKYSIGLLLKYAAIVMIPLLSVIYWLQLEKDEIPSQMAVGNPGIIPGEHKAMLITAQGQTIALLPSQERDICVQEDFVVKNGQAGIVYQDSKKAVSTLQYNTLKTPRGGEYTVVLSDGTKVYLNAASELKYPVQFDSKKRQVHLSGEAYFEVARDTNRPFYVVTDAVRVKVYGTEFNVNTYGIGGTQTTLVSGKVGIRGKSSGQEYMMEPLQLAEFDVNGEFKGIRNVNAGTYTAWKEGFFVFENEGLEDILNRLSRWYDVDVFYGSEKVKGYHFTGHMEKYEDVEIILNAISKMVGVHFTIKDRTIVVTE; this is encoded by the coding sequence ATGATACAAGAATCTGATAAAGATGAATTGATTTTAAAAGTTTTGGACGGGATAGCAACACCGGACGAAATTCAGACTTTGGCTCGATGGATGGAAACGGATCCGTCGAACGAGGTTTATTTTGATCAATTGAAGAAAGCTTGGAATTTGACGAGTGGGCCAATTCCTTCCGAAGAGAGAGTGGAACATGAGTTGGGTAATTATATGGAATATATTCGCTCTAAACATCGGAAGTATTCTATTGGGCTACTTTTGAAATATGCAGCGATTGTCATGATACCTTTATTGTCCGTGATTTATTGGTTACAACTGGAAAAAGATGAAATTCCGTCTCAAATGGCTGTCGGTAATCCGGGAATTATACCGGGAGAACATAAAGCCATGTTGATAACAGCCCAAGGGCAGACAATCGCTTTATTACCTTCTCAGGAAAGAGATATTTGCGTGCAGGAGGATTTTGTGGTGAAAAACGGACAAGCTGGAATTGTTTACCAAGATTCGAAAAAGGCTGTTTCTACGTTACAATATAATACCTTGAAGACTCCACGAGGAGGTGAGTATACGGTAGTGTTGTCAGATGGAACGAAAGTGTATTTGAATGCCGCTTCAGAGTTGAAATATCCGGTACAATTTGATAGTAAAAAGCGGCAAGTGCATTTGTCGGGGGAGGCTTATTTTGAAGTGGCAAGAGACACGAATAGACCATTTTATGTGGTAACAGATGCCGTTCGGGTAAAAGTTTACGGGACGGAATTTAATGTGAATACTTATGGTATCGGTGGAACTCAGACCACGTTAGTATCAGGTAAAGTGGGGATTCGGGGAAAGAGTTCGGGACAGGAATATATGATGGAGCCTTTACAATTGGCCGAGTTTGATGTGAATGGGGAATTTAAAGGAATCCGAAATGTAAATGCTGGGACTTATACGGCTTGGAAAGAAGGTTTTTTCGTGTTTGAGAATGAGGGATTGGAAGATATTTTGAATCGTTTGTCTCGTTGGTATGACGTGGATGTGTTTTATGGAAGTGAAAAAGTGAAAGGATATCATTTTACCGGGCATATGGAGAAATATGAAGATGTAGAAATTATTTTAAATGCGATTAGTAAGATGGTTGGTGTACATTTTACAATAAAGGATAGAACAATTGTAGTTACAGAATAA
- a CDS encoding TlpA family protein disulfide reductase — protein MLVIKKIMIVLACILMSGVRDKSEDTTFKFLFPANETRKVDLEFQDQRTTLTFVPWDSLRVASVSLALSGGKYACLWVGEMPYVIWLEAGKPWTARFEGNRWFFEGVGANVNNYLNKYDVEQIYFIDYYRITNREFREKLDRVMNKREEALRVASLDSGFVKQERKRLRYIKNNHLASAVVYGEVEDRESDLLEDTYAELQKAVIEDTTSWEIPEYRESMDRVMHALIRMKELKGSFYDISLELLRQTISTFKDERLIEYIVNKNVMAYMKALSVGTTGEMDSIFRNWVHQPILVEAYDNLCRANRKLEKGQPAVPFTFPDINGKEISLSDFKGKYVYVDLWATWCGPCNAEIPSLKKLEEEFQGRNIYFVSISCDKSQDEWEKFVKERQMGGIQLHMRGDNKYMEELGNNGIPRFLLIDREGNFIDASMSRPSDPKTLKILRELEGI, from the coding sequence ATGCTTGTAATCAAGAAGATAATGATCGTTCTTGCTTGTATCTTAATGTCCGGAGTTCGTGACAAGAGCGAGGATACGACTTTTAAATTTTTATTTCCGGCAAATGAGACGAGAAAAGTTGATCTCGAATTTCAGGACCAACGGACAACGTTAACATTTGTACCTTGGGATTCTTTGCGGGTAGCCTCGGTTTCACTTGCTTTATCTGGTGGAAAGTACGCTTGTTTATGGGTGGGAGAAATGCCTTATGTTATTTGGTTGGAAGCGGGAAAACCTTGGACTGCTAGGTTTGAGGGGAATCGATGGTTTTTTGAAGGGGTGGGTGCTAATGTGAATAATTATTTGAATAAATATGATGTCGAGCAAATTTATTTCATTGATTATTATCGTATAACGAACCGAGAGTTTCGGGAGAAACTAGATAGGGTGATGAATAAACGGGAAGAGGCTTTACGGGTAGCCTCCTTAGATTCTGGATTTGTGAAGCAGGAGAGAAAGCGATTACGTTATATAAAAAATAATCATTTAGCTTCGGCGGTTGTTTATGGAGAAGTGGAAGACAGAGAATCGGATTTGTTGGAGGATACTTATGCCGAGTTACAAAAGGCCGTAATTGAAGATACGACTTCGTGGGAGATTCCGGAATACCGGGAGTCGATGGATCGAGTGATGCATGCATTGATTAGAATGAAAGAGTTGAAAGGATCATTTTATGATATATCTTTAGAATTGTTACGTCAGACGATATCAACGTTTAAAGACGAACGGTTGATTGAATATATTGTGAATAAGAATGTGATGGCTTACATGAAAGCTTTGAGTGTAGGTACTACAGGTGAGATGGATTCGATTTTTAGGAATTGGGTACATCAGCCGATTTTAGTGGAGGCTTACGACAACTTGTGTCGTGCAAATAGAAAGTTGGAAAAAGGGCAGCCAGCTGTTCCGTTTACATTTCCGGATATCAATGGTAAAGAGATAAGTTTGTCGGATTTTAAAGGAAAATACGTGTATGTTGATTTGTGGGCAACTTGGTGTGGACCGTGTAATGCGGAAATCCCGTCATTAAAAAAATTAGAGGAAGAATTTCAAGGACGAAACATCTATTTTGTGAGTATATCTTGTGATAAAAGTCAGGATGAGTGGGAGAAATTTGTGAAAGAAAGGCAAATGGGAGGAATTCAATTACATATGCGGGGTGATAACAAATATATGGAGGAACTTGGGAACAACGGGATTCCTCGTTTTTTGTTAATAGACCGGGAAGGGAATTTCATAGATGCTAGTATGTCACGTCCGTCTGATCCAAAGACACTAAAAATATTGCGGGAGTTGGAAGGAATCTAA
- a CDS encoding SusC/RagA family TonB-linked outer membrane protein, producing the protein MKLCISLLLCFTLGLSASTLAQQKRVNLDLKQVPIKVLFDEIQKQTNLSFVFNTEQTAKLGEVSVRAIDETVENVLRKVLMNTGMLFEFDGTLIIVRPDEPQKKEVTKINVTGTVKDENGEFLPGVTILLKGSQLGTVTDVDGKFNFELPKQDSLVLVFSFIGYKQQEIKVNSENLQPLSIVLKEEVTEVGEVVVTGYFERRKDSYTGAATTFSGEELKQISTGNVLTTLSTLDPSFKLVENLDMGSNPNYVPEFTIHGGGNLQSDYENSPNMPTFIMDGFEVSSEKVFDMDPNRIASITILKDAAATAIYGSRAANGVVVIETKAPQMGKLRVSYNFSGDFEIADLSDYNLMNAEEKLEYERLAGLYSHSNVQLGDELMDRYNEILALIQSGIDTDWIAKPVKNVGFSHKHSLLVEGGDDKLRYGLTLTYQNKDGVMKGSGRDNLGIDVQLQYRYKTLKFMNDLSFNRVTTSNSPYGDFSEYTYMNPYYYPYADNGNPQKVLYTYENGEEVWNPLYNASLGTKDEQAYDDFLNNFSLEWNVLSGLKLKGNISLNRKTVTSDKFLPGEHTSFQNSSLNGSYTKTIEEYFTYDANVTLSYTRSFGKHQLNGVGVWNVKETRSDMFETVAYNFPNSNMDHIGMGIEYGKGDQPDGNYEVSRLMGFVANFNYGYDNRYLVDASIRSDGSSLFGSDKRWGTFGSIGLAWNLHNESWMKNLGWFDQLKLRGSWGTTGGQNFYPYQAMMMFSYKDELLSSREDSEDENNSQTYDGYIGALLKAFGNTNLKWQKTEKRSIGLDFTLRNSRISGYLNFYKDISKSVLTDVLVAPSLGFTSYKDNLGEVENKGIELNVRATLIQRPANGLRWDVFLNVVKNKNRLMKLNDALAAWNKTQDDEITDEDNKEASRPVVRYQEGESINTIWANESLGIDPVTGDEVFLDLNGRRVDSWSASNYKPMGCEDPKFEGNFGTMLNYKGFQLSAYFKYSYGGDIYNQTLVDKVENVDPLKNADRRVLYDRWQKVGDVAKFKAIDNTTTTYPTSRFIEEQNYITLSSLNLSYEFNPEVLKFLHVERLKLSLIGNDIFRVSTVKMERGITYPYARTFSLSAQLTF; encoded by the coding sequence ATGAAACTATGTATTTCATTGTTGTTATGCTTTACGTTGGGTTTGTCTGCATCAACGTTAGCTCAACAGAAACGGGTAAATCTTGATTTAAAGCAAGTTCCGATTAAAGTATTATTTGATGAAATTCAAAAACAAACTAATTTGTCATTTGTATTTAATACAGAACAGACGGCGAAATTAGGAGAGGTTTCCGTACGAGCAATTGACGAAACGGTGGAGAATGTTTTGCGTAAAGTGTTGATGAATACGGGAATGCTATTTGAATTTGACGGAACATTAATCATTGTTCGTCCAGATGAACCGCAAAAAAAAGAGGTGACGAAGATTAATGTAACCGGTACGGTAAAAGATGAGAATGGGGAATTTTTACCAGGTGTAACGATTTTATTGAAGGGGTCTCAGCTCGGTACGGTTACCGATGTTGATGGTAAATTTAATTTTGAATTACCGAAGCAGGATAGTCTTGTACTTGTTTTCTCGTTTATAGGATACAAACAGCAAGAGATAAAAGTGAATAGTGAGAATTTACAACCATTATCGATTGTGTTAAAAGAGGAGGTAACAGAAGTGGGTGAAGTTGTTGTTACCGGTTACTTCGAACGTAGAAAAGACAGTTATACCGGGGCGGCAACAACCTTTTCCGGAGAAGAATTGAAACAAATATCTACGGGTAATGTTTTGACAACGCTTTCTACGCTTGATCCCTCTTTTAAGCTTGTTGAAAATTTAGATATGGGAAGTAATCCGAATTATGTTCCGGAATTTACAATTCATGGTGGCGGAAATCTGCAAAGTGATTATGAAAATTCTCCTAATATGCCAACCTTTATTATGGATGGATTCGAGGTTTCTTCGGAAAAAGTTTTCGATATGGATCCCAACCGGATTGCTAGTATTACAATCCTAAAGGATGCAGCTGCTACGGCTATTTACGGTTCGCGAGCTGCTAACGGTGTAGTCGTAATTGAAACTAAAGCTCCTCAAATGGGAAAACTTAGGGTATCTTATAATTTTTCAGGAGATTTTGAAATAGCGGATTTGAGCGATTATAATTTGATGAATGCAGAGGAAAAATTGGAATATGAGCGACTTGCTGGTTTGTATTCTCATTCTAATGTGCAATTAGGGGACGAACTGATGGACAGATACAATGAGATTTTAGCTTTGATTCAATCAGGTATCGACACCGATTGGATTGCCAAACCTGTAAAAAATGTAGGTTTCAGTCATAAGCATTCTTTATTGGTGGAGGGTGGAGATGACAAATTACGTTACGGTTTGACTCTGACTTATCAAAACAAAGATGGGGTGATGAAAGGTTCCGGACGCGACAATTTGGGTATCGATGTACAACTTCAATATCGATATAAGACCTTAAAATTTATGAATGACCTCTCCTTTAATCGGGTAACAACGAGCAATTCTCCTTATGGTGATTTTTCAGAATATACTTATATGAATCCGTATTACTATCCGTATGCGGATAACGGAAATCCTCAGAAAGTGTTGTATACCTATGAAAATGGAGAAGAAGTTTGGAATCCCTTGTATAATGCTAGTTTAGGGACTAAAGATGAACAAGCTTATGATGATTTTCTTAATAATTTCTCTTTGGAATGGAATGTTTTGAGTGGTTTGAAGTTGAAAGGTAATATTTCTTTAAATCGTAAAACGGTTACGTCAGATAAGTTTTTGCCGGGAGAGCATACATCATTTCAGAATAGTTCTTTGAACGGTAGTTATACTAAAACCATAGAGGAATATTTTACTTATGATGCCAATGTAACTTTGTCTTATACCCGTTCTTTCGGGAAACATCAGTTGAATGGAGTCGGGGTTTGGAATGTTAAGGAAACCCGGTCAGATATGTTTGAAACGGTTGCTTACAATTTCCCTAATAGTAATATGGACCACATTGGTATGGGAATTGAGTATGGTAAAGGGGACCAACCGGATGGCAATTACGAAGTGAGTCGTTTAATGGGGTTTGTTGCCAATTTTAATTACGGATATGATAATCGCTATCTAGTGGATGCCTCTATTCGAAGCGATGGTTCGTCTTTGTTCGGTTCAGATAAACGCTGGGGAACTTTCGGTTCTATTGGTCTTGCATGGAATCTACACAATGAAAGTTGGATGAAAAATCTGGGTTGGTTTGATCAGTTAAAATTACGCGGGTCATGGGGAACTACTGGTGGACAAAATTTCTATCCATATCAAGCCATGATGATGTTTTCTTACAAAGATGAATTACTGAGTTCTCGGGAGGATTCGGAAGATGAAAATAATAGCCAAACTTATGATGGTTATATCGGTGCTTTGTTAAAAGCGTTTGGTAATACAAACCTTAAATGGCAAAAAACGGAAAAAAGAAGTATTGGATTGGATTTTACATTGCGAAATAGTAGAATTAGTGGTTATTTAAATTTCTATAAGGATATATCCAAATCCGTACTTACGGACGTTTTAGTTGCTCCTTCTCTTGGTTTTACATCTTATAAGGATAACCTTGGAGAAGTAGAAAACAAGGGAATCGAACTGAACGTACGGGCAACTCTTATTCAGCGTCCGGCTAATGGTTTGCGTTGGGATGTATTCTTGAATGTCGTAAAAAATAAAAATCGATTGATGAAATTAAATGATGCACTTGCGGCTTGGAATAAGACCCAAGATGATGAAATTACAGATGAAGATAATAAAGAGGCTAGTCGACCGGTAGTACGTTATCAAGAAGGAGAATCCATTAATACCATTTGGGCAAATGAATCTTTGGGAATTGATCCTGTTACCGGTGATGAAGTGTTTCTAGATTTAAATGGCCGACGTGTAGATTCTTGGAGCGCTTCCAATTATAAACCAATGGGTTGTGAAGATCCGAAATTTGAAGGTAATTTTGGAACCATGTTGAATTATAAAGGATTCCAGTTAAGTGCTTATTTCAAATATAGTTATGGAGGAGATATATACAATCAAACATTGGTGGATAAAGTTGAAAATGTTGATCCTTTGAAAAATGCAGACCGGAGAGTCCTTTATGATCGTTGGCAGAAAGTTGGAGATGTTGCCAAATTTAAAGCGATAGATAATACTACAACGACCTATCCGACATCTCGTTTTATCGAAGAACAGAATTATATTACGTTATCTTCGTTAAACCTTTCATACGAATTTAATCCGGAAGTATTGAAATTTTTACACGTTGAAAGACTGAAATTATCACTAATCGGTAATGATATATTTAGGGTTTCTACGGTGAAAATGGAACGGGGTATTACTTATCCCTATGCTAGAACATTCTCC